Proteins encoded by one window of Actinocorallia herbida:
- a CDS encoding ROK family transcriptional regulator translates to MRAAPSPEEIRRHNLGTLLRHVHLSGPASRAALAERMGLNRSTIMALTSDLTAAGLVTEELPKTVRKAGRPSLVVRPESDRVYVLALDVGADRLVVARVGLGGTVLDRADVARPGGTHNADDLISALAAVGRRLVRGTEAGALCVGVGVAFSGIVRQEDGVVRHGPNIGWVDVPLGTELTRRMALGLRVSVGNDANLAALAERARGAGAGLDDIIYLHGDVGIGGGVIVGGRLLGGEGGYGGEIGHMVVNPGGRPCGCGSRGCLESEAGELALIALAGRSGEGASGRRAVEQIVDAADRGDATARSALHQVGDWLGYGVANLINIFNPSMVIFGGVMREIYMGSAAQVRSRLAIDGLTAARESVRLRTSSLGEEATLMGAAELAFSDVLTDPLETLARVRNAD, encoded by the coding sequence ATGCGAGCCGCGCCCTCACCCGAGGAGATCCGCCGGCACAATCTGGGAACTCTGCTCAGGCACGTCCATCTGTCCGGCCCGGCGTCGCGTGCGGCGCTGGCCGAGCGGATGGGCCTCAACCGCAGCACCATCATGGCGCTGACCTCGGATCTCACCGCCGCCGGCCTGGTGACCGAGGAACTGCCGAAGACGGTGCGCAAGGCCGGACGGCCGTCGCTGGTCGTCCGGCCGGAGTCCGACCGCGTCTACGTCCTCGCCCTGGACGTAGGCGCGGACCGGCTCGTCGTCGCCCGGGTCGGGCTCGGCGGCACGGTTCTGGACCGTGCCGATGTGGCGAGGCCCGGCGGCACCCACAACGCCGACGACCTCATCTCCGCGCTCGCGGCGGTCGGGCGGCGCCTCGTGCGCGGCACCGAGGCCGGCGCGCTGTGCGTCGGCGTCGGCGTCGCCTTCTCCGGCATCGTCCGGCAGGAGGACGGCGTGGTCCGGCACGGCCCGAACATCGGCTGGGTCGACGTGCCGCTCGGCACCGAGCTGACCCGGCGGATGGCGCTGGGCCTGCGCGTCTCCGTCGGCAACGACGCGAACCTCGCCGCGCTGGCGGAACGCGCCAGGGGCGCGGGCGCGGGCCTCGACGACATCATCTACCTGCACGGCGACGTCGGGATCGGCGGCGGCGTCATCGTCGGCGGCCGACTGCTCGGCGGCGAGGGCGGCTACGGCGGCGAGATCGGCCACATGGTCGTCAATCCCGGCGGCCGGCCCTGCGGCTGCGGGTCGCGCGGCTGCCTGGAGTCCGAGGCGGGCGAGCTGGCGCTCATCGCGCTCGCCGGACGCTCGGGCGAGGGCGCCTCGGGCCGCCGCGCGGTGGAGCAGATCGTGGACGCCGCCGACCGCGGCGACGCCACCGCGCGGAGCGCGCTGCACCAAGTGGGCGACTGGCTCGGCTACGGCGTCGCCAACCTCATCAACATCTTCAACCCGTCGATGGTGATCTTCGGCGGGGTCATGCGCGAGATCTACATGGGCTCCGCGGCACAGGTCCGCAGCCGCCTCGCCATCGACGGCCTGACGGCCGCCCGCGAGTCCGTCCGCCTGCGCACCTCCTCGCTCGGCGAGGAGGCCACCCTGATGGGCGCCGCGGAACTCGCCTTCAGCGACGTCCTCACCGACCCCCTCGAAACCCTCGCCCGGGTCCGCAACGCGGACTGA
- a CDS encoding class II aldolase/adducin family protein — MSQEEDFLNKLATDLIYRFPPSFPTLEEERRHRKERLAVALRTFGRFGFEEGVAGHITARDPEHTDHFWVNPFGMSFKHIRVSDLILVNHQGQVVEGRYPVNEAAFAIHSQVHQARPDVVAAAHSHSTHGRALSALGRKLEPITQDACAFYQDHGLFDDYTGVVTDLEEGKRIAAALGDTKAVILRNHGLLTVGDTVDAAAWWFVTMERSAQVQLLAEAAGTPVPIEHENAVLTQGQLGNDLVAWVNYQPIADHTIRENPDVFE; from the coding sequence ATGTCGCAAGAGGAAGACTTCCTCAACAAGCTGGCCACGGACCTGATCTACCGGTTCCCGCCGAGCTTCCCGACCCTCGAGGAGGAGCGGCGGCACCGCAAGGAGCGGCTCGCGGTGGCGCTGCGGACCTTCGGCAGGTTCGGCTTCGAGGAGGGCGTCGCCGGGCACATCACCGCCCGCGACCCCGAGCACACCGACCACTTCTGGGTGAACCCGTTCGGGATGTCCTTCAAGCACATCCGGGTCAGCGACCTCATCCTGGTCAACCACCAGGGCCAGGTCGTCGAGGGGCGCTACCCCGTCAACGAGGCGGCGTTCGCCATCCACTCCCAGGTCCACCAGGCCAGGCCCGACGTCGTCGCCGCCGCGCACAGCCACTCCACCCACGGCCGGGCGCTGTCGGCCCTCGGCCGCAAGCTGGAGCCGATCACCCAGGACGCGTGCGCCTTCTACCAGGACCACGGCCTGTTCGACGACTACACCGGCGTCGTCACCGACCTGGAGGAGGGCAAGCGGATCGCCGCCGCCCTCGGCGACACCAAGGCCGTCATCCTGCGCAACCACGGGCTGCTCACCGTCGGCGACACCGTCGACGCCGCCGCCTGGTGGTTCGTCACCATGGAGCGCTCGGCCCAGGTCCAGCTCCTCGCCGAAGCCGCGGGCACCCCCGTGCCCATCGAGCACGAGAACGCCGTGCTCACCCAGGGCCAGCTCGGCAACGACCTGGTCGCCTGGGTGAACTACCAGCCGATCGCCGACCACACCATCCGCGAGAACCCCGACGTGTTCGAGTAG
- a CDS encoding LLM class flavin-dependent oxidoreductase, whose amino-acid sequence MNVGVVLWPIETWPEMGAVWRRAEELGFHTGWLYDHLAWRGHSPWDEAYTSLAAAAAVTSKIRLGTLVTSPNFRHPLPTAHAVKTLDRISNGRITLGVGAGGTAHTSDGDVLDAERSPRERADRYAEWVGQLDALLTEAPVTVRGEHWAARDVTVAPGLVQRPRPPFYIAGEGPRGLRLAVRHGQGWIANPQSPDGPALETVRARMAWLAETCEAEGRDFKSLRRLLLTGFTGDPWTRSLADFTELYEGYADAGITDVALHWPRPGTPWESDPGVFEEIAAYVAERGAQDTGA is encoded by the coding sequence ATGAACGTCGGGGTGGTGCTCTGGCCGATCGAGACGTGGCCGGAGATGGGTGCGGTGTGGCGGCGGGCCGAGGAGCTCGGGTTCCACACCGGGTGGCTTTACGATCATCTGGCCTGGCGCGGGCACAGCCCGTGGGACGAGGCGTACACGTCGCTGGCGGCCGCCGCGGCGGTCACCTCGAAGATCCGGCTCGGCACCCTGGTGACCTCGCCGAACTTCCGGCACCCGCTGCCCACCGCGCACGCCGTGAAGACGCTCGACCGGATCAGCAACGGGCGGATCACCCTCGGCGTCGGCGCGGGCGGCACCGCCCACACCTCCGACGGGGACGTGCTGGACGCCGAGCGGAGCCCCCGTGAGCGCGCCGACAGGTACGCCGAGTGGGTCGGGCAGCTCGACGCGCTGCTGACCGAGGCGCCCGTCACCGTGCGCGGCGAGCACTGGGCGGCCCGGGACGTCACCGTCGCGCCGGGGCTGGTCCAGCGGCCGCGCCCGCCGTTCTACATCGCGGGGGAGGGGCCGCGCGGCCTGCGCCTCGCGGTCCGGCACGGGCAGGGCTGGATCGCCAACCCGCAGAGCCCCGACGGGCCCGCGCTGGAGACGGTCCGCGCCCGGATGGCCTGGCTCGCCGAGACGTGCGAGGCCGAGGGCCGCGACTTCAAGTCGCTGCGGCGGCTGCTGCTCACCGGCTTCACCGGCGACCCGTGGACCCGTTCGCTCGCCGACTTCACCGAGCTGTACGAGGGCTACGCCGATGCCGGGATCACCGATGTCGCGCTGCACTGGCCGCGGCCGGGCACTCCGTGGGAGTCCGACCCGGGGGTGTTCGAGGAGATCGCCGCTTACGTAGCGGAACGCGGGGCTCAGGACACCGGGGCGTAG
- a CDS encoding VOC family protein, translating to MSKPSIYPVVPYRDVAGAIAFLCEALGFAPHLVVKDPAGRVQHAELALDDGAGGLVMPIESADPAPMWLIVRVADLDGHHARAVAAGARVLHEPRATGYGGRDYTVVDPAGHHWTVSTYDPYAPVS from the coding sequence TTGAGCAAGCCGTCCATCTATCCCGTCGTGCCTTACCGGGACGTCGCCGGGGCGATCGCGTTCCTGTGCGAGGCGCTCGGCTTCGCCCCGCATCTCGTGGTCAAGGACCCCGCGGGACGGGTGCAGCACGCCGAACTCGCCCTCGACGACGGGGCGGGCGGCCTCGTCATGCCGATCGAGTCGGCCGATCCGGCGCCGATGTGGCTGATCGTCAGGGTCGCCGACCTCGACGGCCACCACGCCCGCGCGGTGGCCGCGGGCGCGCGGGTGCTGCACGAGCCGCGGGCGACGGGCTACGGCGGCCGCGACTACACGGTCGTGGACCCCGCGGGGCACCACTGGACCGTCAGCACCTACGACCCCTACGCCCCGGTGTCCTGA